A genomic segment from Bufo bufo chromosome 8, aBufBuf1.1, whole genome shotgun sequence encodes:
- the ZBTB33 gene encoding transcriptional regulator Kaiso, whose amino-acid sequence MESKKLITATDTQYSGSLLQALNDQRLQGLFCDVTVIVEDRKFRAHKNILSACSSYFHQLFIVAGPVVELNFIRAEIFAEILNYIYSAKIVRVKSDMLEELIKSGKLLGVPFIAELGIPLSQVKSMSGGVKDGAPDAQSNADPKATKNSPSSSTGKAAGSKEMPVITEAFSLSFTNESNMETHVIEDESDDDDVIFCSETVQAKPVTKEKKEPALTPISSSNDQVSDTKNPAPSSQSEQTNENTKPVTQPPLKNMVAASSNTNSNQLPQNPPTNGSLAPPAPQPVLVTTASPVQTSQNTSSSVTTASAGKPAPSDANQNLPKLQPIGIIKPKTELILDGNGISTCPISSAVSLEQPTITHKNVSFDGVQKKQVVTFSPGSSSKPGEFKIKIADVVSGTSKDSSEPRRIMDGKKIITLDTASEIEGLSTGCKVYANIGEDTYDIVIPIKEDPEDMLPKLEDDDGFPDRKRMKIKHEDHYELIVDGRVYYICIVCKRSYVCLTSLRRHFNVHSWEKKYPCRYCERVFPLAEYRTKHEIHHTGERRYQCLTCGSSFINYQVMASHIRSVHSMDPAGDSKLYRLNPCKTLQIRQYAYMAENSNSVPVISDGGIVYDIDPDKSEPASAEDHSNDGPKPVNWDDIFLQQSNQNMFKPTTSEGSTEFEFVIPESY is encoded by the coding sequence ATGGAGTCGAAAAAATTGATTACGGCAACTGACACCCAGTACTCTGGCAGCTTGCTGCAAGCTCTAAATGACCAGCGGCTGCAGGGCTTGTTTTGCGATGTCACAGTCATCGTTGAGGACCGCAAATTCCGGGCTCACAAGAACATTCTTTCTGCCTGTAGCTCTTATTTCCATCAGCTCTTCATTGTGGCTGGACCTGTCGTGGAGTTGAATTTCATCAGAGCTGAAATTTTTGCAGAAATTCTTAACTATATTTACAGTGCTAAAATTGTTCGTGTGAAATCTGACATGCTGGAAGAACTGATAAAATCTGGAAAATTGCTCGGAGTTCCTTTTATAGCAGAGCTTGGAATACCTCTGTCACAAGTGAAGAGCATGTCTGGTGGAGTTAAGGATGGTGCTCCTGACGCCCagtcgaatgcggacccaaaagcTACAAAAAACAGTCCATCCTCAAGCACAGGTAAAGCTGCGGGGAGCAAGGAAATGCCAGTCATCACCGAAGCATTCTCCTTATCGTTCACTAATGAATCCAATATGGAAACACACGTGATAGAAGACGAGTCAGACGACGACGATGTAATCTTTTGTTCAGAAACTGTGCAAGCCAAACCGGTGACTAAAGAAAAGAAAGAACCTGCGCTCACCCCAATTTCTAGTTCTAATGACCAAGTGTCAGACACAAAAAATCCTGCACCCTCTAGTCAATCTGAGCAGACTAATGAAAACACTAAGCCTGTGACCCAACCACCTTTAAAAAACATGGTTGCTGCATCGAGTAATACCAATTCAAACCAGTTGCCTCAAAATCCCCCTACAAACGGTTCTCTCGCCCCTCCTGCTCCACAACCTGTACTGGTTACAACTGCGAGTCCGGTCCAGACTTCCCAGAACACTTCATCTTCTGTTACAACCGCATCGGCCGGGAAGCCAGCACCTTCTGATGCTAACCAAAACTTGCCAAAACTGCAGCCAATTGGTATTATTAAGCCCAAAACCGAACTGATATTAGATGGAAACGGCATTTCAACTTGTCCTATTTCTTCAGCAGTGTCCTTGGAACAGCCAACAATTACACACAAAAATGTGTCTTTTGATGGCGTTCAAAAAAAGCAAGTGGTCACCTTCAGCCCCGGATCGTCTTCGAAACCAGGAGAATTCAAAATTAAGATTGCCGACGTTGTTTCTGGAACCAGCAAGGACTCTTCGGAGCCTCGGCGCATAATGGACGGTAAGAAAATCATTACGCTGGACACGGCCTCGGAGATTGAGGGATTGTCTACAGGATGCAAAGTTTATGCAAACATTGGCGAGGATACATACGACATAGTAATCCCCATCAAGGAAGATCCTGAAGATATGTTGCCCAAGCTGGAAGACGATGATGGCTTTCCAGATCGTAAACGGATGAAAATAAAACACGAAGACCACTATGAGCTCATCGTCGACGGGAGAGTCTATTATATCTGCATTGTATGCAAAAGATCCTACGTCTGCCTGACGAGTTTACGAAGACATTTTAACGTGCACTCCTGGGAAAAGAAATATCCTTGTCGGTACTGCGAGAGAGTCTTTCCTCTTGCAGAGTATCGCACAAAGCATGAAATTCACCATACTGGTGAAAGAAGATATCAGTGCTTGACTTGTGGTAGTTCATTTATTAATTACCAAGTCATGGCTTCACACATTCGATCTGTTCACAGTATGGACCCTGCCGGAGATTCAAAGCTTTACCGTCTAAACCCATGCAAGACTTTACAGATTAGGCAGTATGCATACATGGCGGAAAACTCCAATTCTGTCCCTGTTATCAGTGACGGCGGAATCGTGTATGACATTGACCCAGACAAATCTGAACCGGCATCTGCAGAGGACCACTCTAACGATGGGCCAAAACCTGTAAATTGGGACGATATCTTCCTTCAGCAGTCCAACCAGAACATGTTTAAACCAACTACTTCGGAAGGCAGTACAGAATTTGAGTTTGTTATACCAGAATCCTATTAA